A genome region from Magnolia sinica isolate HGM2019 chromosome 8, MsV1, whole genome shotgun sequence includes the following:
- the LOC131254133 gene encoding 28 kDa ribonucleoprotein, chloroplastic-like — MTLQKEGNPRRWGDSSSDESGKSKGKGSTDCNRVTTQEEEVETDQNEQEWQEVRLRKPTTMASEARKQATFPTLYRKGFPKGWYPLNIERIFGRAGAVMDVVMPRDRETGRFRGFALVCMSSETELAKAVTMLHGIKFEGCPLLVQRARYGPNLSIPLKPQPTKVYRPKSTVLPPPPPPLLFQRRDRSRPLRRF, encoded by the coding sequence ATGACGCTGCAAAAGGAAGGAAACCCTCGACGCTGGGGAGACTCGTCCTCTGACGAATCTGGGAAATCTAAGGGAAAGGGATCGACAGATTGCAATAGAGTCACTACGCAGGAAGAAGAGGTAGAGACAGACCAAAACGAACAGGAATGGCAGGAGGTTCGTCTTCGGAAACCGACAACCATGGCATCGGAAGCCAGAAAGCAAGCAACATTCCCAACGTTGTACCGCAAAGGTTTCCCGAAAGGATGGTATCCTCTCAATATCGAAAGAATTTTTGGACGAGCTGGTGCGGTAATGGATGTGGTCATGCCTCGTGACCGGGAAACGGGACGATTCAGAGGATTCGCCCTCGTTTGCATGTCCTCCGAGACCGAACTAGCCAAAGCAGTTACAATGCTCCACGGTATCAAATTTGAAGGTTGTCCTCTCCTTGTTCAGAGGGCTCGTTATGGCCCAAACCTCTCTATCCCGCTCAAACCTCAACCAACAAAGGTCTATCGTCCCAAATCGACCGTTCTtcccccacccccaccccccctcTTGTTCCAACGCAGGGACCGCTCCCGACCTTTAAGGAGATTTTAA
- the LOC131254135 gene encoding uncharacterized protein LOC131254135: MKIISWNVRGVGSKHKRSLIKSSISRKNPDVVCLQETKVSVFKDHLLTSLWKERAANYLTLDVVGSSGGILMAWNSSKWELISSNAATFSLSIVLKDKSSFFQCLLTVVYGPNNDSLRNAFWEELSLVRASFSRPLCVVDDFNITRFTEDHSRKRRPFPAMRRFSDWIQSEQLIDLPLLGAKFTWSNERANPTFSRLDRSLLSSEWIDSFPSSKQFALPRTTSDHSPLLLCEEDLNWGPKPFKIQLCQASDRGSSSEDH; this comes from the coding sequence ATGAAGATCATATCTTGGAATGTCAGGGGAGTGGGCTCTAAACATAAACGGAGCCTGATAAAAAGTTCCATTAGTCGGAAAAATCCGGATGTTGTTTGCTTGCAGGAAACGAAGGTTTCCGTTTTTAAGGATCACCTTCTCACCTCGCTGTGGAAGGAAAGGGCTGCTAATTATTTGACGCTGGACGTGGTGGGTAGCTCGGGCGGTATTCTCATGGCTTGGAATTCCTCCAAGTGGGAGCTTATATCCTCCAACGCTGCCACTTTCTCCTTGTCAATTGTTCTTAAAGATAAGTCTTCTTTTTTCCAGTGCTTGCTGACAGTTgtttatgggcctaacaatgactCTCTCAGGAATGCCTTTTGGGAAGAACTTTCTCTGGTGAGAGCTTCCTTCTCGAGACCCTTGTGTGTGGTGGACGACTTCAATATTACCCGTTTTACGGAGGATCATTCTAGAAAAAGAAGACCCTTCCCTGCTATGAGGCGCTTTTCGGATTGGATCCAATCGGAGCAGCTCATCGATTTGCCCCTTCTGGGCGCCAAATTTACCTGGTCCAACGAGCGGGCAAATCCTACCTTCTCCCGCCTTGACAGATCTCTGCTTTCTTCGGAGTGGATCGATTCATTCCCCTCTTCAAAACAATTTGCTTTGCCTCGTACCACTTCGGATCACAGTCCTCTTCTCTTATGTGAGGAAGATCTTAATTGGGGCCCAAAACCATTTAAGATTCAACTCTGTCAGGCTTCAGACAGAGGGTCTTCGTCAGAAGATCATTGA